From Nitrospirota bacterium, the proteins below share one genomic window:
- a CDS encoding UbiA family prenyltransferase, which translates to MTLFKKIADYLRLIKFSHSIFALPFAFTSAIIAAGGLPSLDQIFWITVAMVSGRTGAMGMNRIVDKNIDALNPRTRNRELPRGVIKTWEAFIFTAIAFALLLLSAYKLNPLCFKISPLFLLVLFSYSYTKRFTWLCHIVLGIALSLAPLGAWIAVKGTFDTEILPLCFAVMFWVAGFDALYGLQDIDFDKTHGIYSIPSIFGVNASLWTARVFHIITIGLLLSLIPIFKLNGFYLFGVLLATGLLLYEHSLVKPHDLSKLNIAFFNMNGYISVTVFVSTLFNYVIPL; encoded by the coding sequence ATGACTCTCTTTAAAAAGATTGCTGACTATCTGCGGCTGATAAAATTCTCGCATTCCATCTTTGCGCTTCCTTTCGCGTTTACTTCAGCGATAATTGCCGCGGGGGGCCTGCCGTCCCTTGATCAGATATTCTGGATCACGGTTGCGATGGTGAGCGGCCGGACCGGCGCGATGGGCATGAACAGGATAGTTGACAAGAACATCGACGCGCTTAATCCGAGGACCAGAAACAGGGAGCTCCCAAGGGGGGTCATAAAAACATGGGAGGCCTTTATCTTTACTGCCATTGCGTTCGCCCTCCTGCTGCTTTCCGCTTACAAGCTTAATCCCCTCTGCTTCAAAATTTCGCCGCTGTTCCTCCTGGTGCTTTTTTCTTATTCATATACGAAAAGATTCACATGGCTTTGTCACATCGTCTTGGGAATCGCGCTTTCACTCGCCCCCCTGGGCGCGTGGATTGCCGTGAAGGGGACTTTCGACACAGAGATACTGCCGCTCTGTTTCGCGGTCATGTTCTGGGTCGCGGGCTTTGACGCGCTTTACGGCCTGCAGGACATTGACTTCGACAAAACACACGGCATCTATTCCATCCCGAGCATCTTCGGCGTAAACGCCTCGCTCTGGACTGCGCGCGTATTCCATATAATCACCATAGGGCTGCTGTTAAGCCTGATACCTATTTTTAAATTGAACGGTTTTTATTTATTCGGGGTTTTACTGGCCACAGGGCTTCTGCTTTATGAGCATTCACTCGTTAAGCCCCATGACTTAAGCAAGCTCAACATCGCCTTTTTCAATATGAACGGCTACATAAGCGTCACGGTCTTTGTCTCCACCCTGTTTAATTACGTGATACCTTTATAG
- a CDS encoding YncE family protein gives MKTKNLILLICLFLLSTISVNKVSAQPLPKRVYITNVGNNTVSVLDTLKNEVAMTLRVGVWPSGVAIDQNTGRMYVVNSNPGDSSISVIGLNSNSVLSTIKVSSSPMHIVIDSAARLAYVTHPENKERIISIIDLEKNTVAGKIKVGMGAFDAGIIGDKLYVSNSGDKTVSVISTQSRTVTKTIKVNETPLGVAANPVNRKVYVANHGKNTVTVIDAGEDRVSATIEVDKKPWHIGIDPSRNMAYVTNRGSNTVSVIDTAANKVIDTIRVGREPIGIAIDSNKNKAYVVNHADSSVSIIYMRTNEVTGTVKLGLTPNSPYSGSPWGAAVF, from the coding sequence ATGAAAACGAAGAACCTGATACTTCTCATTTGTCTTTTTTTACTGTCAACAATTTCCGTAAACAAGGTCTCGGCCCAGCCTTTGCCCAAACGTGTTTATATAACCAACGTCGGCAACAATACGGTCTCGGTCCTTGACACATTAAAGAATGAAGTAGCGATGACCCTGAGAGTCGGCGTATGGCCTTCCGGTGTAGCTATCGATCAAAATACCGGCCGGATGTATGTCGTCAATTCAAATCCCGGCGACAGCAGCATCTCCGTTATCGGTTTAAACAGTAATTCGGTGCTGTCAACGATAAAGGTAAGCAGCAGCCCCATGCATATAGTAATTGATTCCGCTGCAAGGCTTGCATATGTGACCCATCCCGAAAACAAGGAGCGGATTATTTCGATAATAGATCTTGAGAAAAACACAGTTGCCGGGAAAATAAAGGTTGGTATGGGCGCCTTTGACGCGGGCATTATCGGTGATAAGCTTTATGTCAGCAATTCAGGCGATAAAACGGTTTCGGTCATCAGTACACAAAGCAGGACAGTAACAAAAACTATAAAGGTCAATGAGACGCCGCTCGGCGTAGCCGCAAACCCTGTCAACCGGAAGGTGTACGTGGCCAATCACGGCAAAAATACAGTTACCGTCATCGATGCCGGAGAAGACAGGGTCTCAGCAACCATAGAGGTTGATAAGAAGCCCTGGCACATAGGAATTGATCCATCAAGGAACATGGCCTATGTTACCAACAGAGGCTCTAACACCGTTTCGGTCATAGACACCGCAGCTAATAAAGTCATAGATACAATCAGGGTGGGCAGGGAGCCGATCGGCATAGCTATAGACAGCAATAAAAATAAAGCATACGTGGTCAACCATGCGGACAGCAGCGTATCAATAATCTACATGAGGACCAATGAAGTTACCGGCACGGTAAAGCTTGGGCTTACCCCGAACAGCCCCTACTCCGGTTCCCCGTGGGGCGCTGCCGTGTTTTAA
- a CDS encoding LptF/LptG family permease, translating into MKILRKYFLKEFIRYLVILLLSFTSIAIVAEFFDKINEFYTHKAPAHLIGQYFLLQAPGVMLYALPFASLFSVLMTIGMASKWREVLIIKASGCSTKRLFSGFLLIGVIFSLLALLLGETAVPAAARKAAWIRKVKILKESPRISFREGALWLKGIDKSLVRIDGFVADQNKILKTSIFSFNPSFVLEKRTEAAEAVWEDGVWKLKNVTVFDFTANTSRKYDSLISSAIEEPKMFDDEMKKPAEMNFAELYSYYTRLERAGFKNLRYAVRLYEKLSYPAINFIMVLFGVALALNSRLGGGIKAAGIGVLVSVAYWLIYSVSIALGNTGALPAWFAPWIGLIVFGITGSVLYLRIRD; encoded by the coding sequence ATGAAAATTCTAAGGAAATACTTTTTAAAAGAATTCATCCGGTATCTGGTAATTCTCCTTCTGAGTTTTACGAGTATCGCGATCGTTGCCGAGTTTTTTGACAAGATAAACGAGTTCTACACCCACAAGGCCCCTGCTCACCTGATAGGCCAGTATTTCTTATTGCAGGCCCCGGGCGTTATGTTGTATGCCCTTCCGTTTGCCTCTCTTTTCTCCGTCCTCATGACTATCGGAATGGCCTCAAAATGGAGAGAGGTCTTGATCATCAAGGCCTCAGGGTGCAGCACGAAGAGACTCTTTTCGGGTTTTCTTTTAATCGGGGTCATTTTCAGCCTGCTCGCCCTGTTGTTAGGCGAGACGGCAGTGCCTGCGGCTGCCAGAAAAGCGGCATGGATAAGGAAGGTGAAGATCCTGAAAGAATCGCCCAGGATCAGTTTCAGGGAAGGCGCCCTGTGGCTGAAGGGCATTGATAAAAGCCTGGTCCGTATCGATGGTTTTGTTGCAGACCAGAATAAAATTTTAAAAACGAGCATATTCAGTTTTAATCCTTCTTTTGTTCTGGAAAAGAGGACCGAAGCCGCGGAGGCTGTGTGGGAAGACGGGGTATGGAAACTAAAAAACGTGACCGTCTTTGATTTCACCGCCAACACGTCAAGGAAATATGATTCTCTCATATCCTCCGCGATCGAGGAGCCCAAAATGTTCGACGATGAAATGAAAAAACCCGCGGAGATGAATTTTGCCGAGCTTTACTCTTATTACACGAGGCTTGAGAGGGCCGGATTTAAAAACCTGAGATACGCAGTGCGCCTCTATGAAAAACTTTCCTATCCCGCGATAAATTTTATCATGGTCCTCTTTGGCGTGGCCCTCGCTTTAAACTCAAGACTGGGCGGAGGCATCAAGGCCGCCGGCATAGGGGTACTTGTAAGCGTGGCCTACTGGCTGATCTATTCCGTCAGCATAGCGCTCGGCAACACAGGCGCCCTGCCCGCCTGGTTTGCCCCGTGGATCGGGCTGATCGTCTTCGGCATAACAGGCAGTGTTTTGTATCTTAGAATCAGAGATTGA